CACAGTCAATTCATCAAACACTTGGTCCTCGACTCTAGGTTTTTCCGAGCATATGAATCAGATGCTATAGAGTCTCTGTGTCGTGTCAATAACTTCAATTTGGTGTAGATGGGGAAACCCTTAATCTACGAGATTTGGGAAAAACCAGCAACGAGCTGTATAATTGGGATATGCAGTTTAATTTGGTTCTACATTCAGAAAAAGGGGATTGGGTATTCACATGTGGGGTTGAGCTACGACACTGCATTAGAGGGCCATCATTGGCGGATCATTACATCTGCATTTTCACACATTAGCATCCTTCATCTTGTTTTTAACATGAGTGCTCTTTGGAGCCTTGGGGTGATTGAGCAGTTAGGGCATGTAGGGCTCGGTGTCGAATACTATCTTCATTATACGATGCTGTTGGTTGTACTGTCGGGGCTGCTGGTTCTCGGTATCTACCACATTTTGATCAAAAGGTTCAATCTTGATTACTTCCGGAGAGTGACTGCTGTTGGATACTCTTGTGTTGTTTTCGGGTGGATGACTATACTGTCAACGAAGCAGCCCTCTTCGAAGCTGGAGCTTTTCGGGCTCCTCTCCCTTCCTATCAGTTTTGCACCTTTTGAGTCTCTCATCTTCACGTCTATAATCGTGCCCCAAGCTAGTTTTATAGGCCATTTGTCCGGGATCATCGTTGGCTACGCCATTGCCTGGGGCGTGATACACGGAATGAACAATTACTGGGCTGTGTCGATGCTGGGATGGATGGTTCTTGTTTTCATTCTTAGTTTGAAGAAGTCTGGTACATACGATTTCAGCTTTCTCGAGATTGAATCCGTGGAAGAGTCTTCCTTGCCATCTGTGCGGTTTCTTTCTCCTGGAAACGGGAGAACCCTGCAGATGAGTGCGTCTGATGTTGGTCTGAATCTTGTGTAGCTTCTTAAACGGATTTGGCTCTGCTTGTTCGTTTAGTCTGAATGCGCAACAATGAGGATGTCACAGAATATTGGATTGAGAATAAGCTTTTCTTGAAAAGCATCACTTATTTCTTGGATCTTAGTCCTCGCTTGCAGTAGCCATCGTATTCTTGTATCATGGTTTTTTGCTTCTCTTGCTAGTATGTGATAACATTTTAAACTGACTTACTATGTATCATATCAGTTGTGACAATTGGGAATGGATGAATGAGATCGATTGACTTTCATTCTTATTCAGAGTTCCATTCTTATTGAGAAAATCACTTACAAATGAGCTTTTCATGTATCGCCATTAATACTCGTTTTTTTATGATTTGTCTCTGTTCATATTTGGCGCATTCGATCTCTTAAATCTACTATATTCACGATAAATTTTGTTAGTGTTTGGCTGCTTTTCTCTCAGCAATGAGCTTCTATTGTTTGTGATACATCATTTGACATGAATGCCTATTTTCTGTTTCGGTTTTGGTTGTTTTCAGTGAAGAATGCATCAAGTTTAGTACTTTCACTAGTTATTTCTGAGATGATGCTATAGTTTGGTTTTTATCTGTCTAAACTAAATGAACTATCTTAAGAAATGTCACACTCCATTTGCTTTGAGCTTTATTTATTGAAGGGGGTGTCAATTGAAGGTCACACTGAGACAGAGAGCAGCAGGCGAATCGATGTGTAACAGTGTAAGTGAAGTAATAATGTCCTCATCAATTTCTTTACGTATTCTTGTCGtgtgggatgggtgggatgaatTGCTGTCTGCGACCCTTTTACGTTGATGTTCGTGACTATGATAGCCGGTGCCCGGATAGCAGTTAATCTATCTAAACTCTAATCAGACAACTTTGGATAGTTTGTCCAGGTTTAGGATTTGTGTAGTTTTGCTGCTGTTGTTGTGATGGTGTCTGTGTTTTGTATGCCTTAGGAAGCAAGAATAGCAAGTAGATGAAAGTAttgatatacatatttttatcaatcTATTCATTGTAGTCTTTCCCTCGCAAAGCACAGGATTTATAACTAAGATTTTGAAaaacaaaagagagagaagaagattgGGATGCTAAGAACTATgtgttttcttcatctttggTAGTAGTAGTGTGTTGATGTGTTGGCACATTGGCATGAACTAGGTTGGTAAACCCTTGCCCCAATGATTTCCAAAGTCTTGTAGGTAACAGCGACTGCGAATTCCCACAACATCCCGAGTCAATCTGCAGCGCCCGAGCATCATCGAGCCCAGAGAATCGAACAGCTCCCAAGATCCGCTCTGGTAGCTCCGACTCGGTCTGGCCCTCAATAACGAAAGCTAGGTCTACTGTGAGCACAGACAAGTATCCGAACGCGAGGTGCACGATCGCACTCGCAACCATAGAAGATCCAACGTCTATGTCAACTTGCACAAGGTTCTCCCCCATCGAGTATCTACAGCTAAGCGCCCGCCCTATTATACAGATTGCCTGCTCCCCGACCGCTTTCTTCACCATCCACGGCCCTTCCACTACGTTGGCTATCAACTTCAGCCTCGAGTTTCTAAACCCATCGTCTCCCTTTAGGAAGCGGCGGATCAGAGGATCTCGATGACTGGCCTCCGTCCCCACGAAATACGCGACTATGCTATGGTTGTCTTTGGTTGGGAGCTGGAAATTGAAATCCCAGACGAAATGTGATCGGCCCTTGGCGTTTTCATCATCGAGAGCTTGCCTAACACGGCCGTTAGGGTTGTTTAAAACATCGGAGATCTTGGATGGAGATTTGATCCAATCGAGGCCGAGAGGGTGTAGGAGACAGTCGCCTCCGGGGATCTTCTCCTTCGTCGTTGGATAGTCTGCTCCTCGTACCTTGAATGCGTCTCCGGGGGGAGAAGCCCAGCCGTTCGGGGAATTGTGTGGAACACTGCCTCTGGTTCTCACTCTCTCAAGCCATTCTTGATCTTGTTTTTGCTCAAGCATTGCCATTCTGCAAAATGAACCAAAGAGATTACTAAACAGTATATTACACGTATACGTTTGGATTTATTAGTCTAGTGATAATTGCAAACAGATtagaattttatgatttttcgactgatttttaaaattgtgtGACGGGTCtaaaatttgacaaattttcaTAGTTTTATTTGGTAATtttcccggctaagatgactgAACTTCAAAACTCAGTGAGAAATTAGCTCACAAATTAATATGTAATGCTTCATTCATGAAAGATCATGGCATAATAAAAGAacaacaaatatgatcagtttgattaaaaatgtTGAGAAAATGAAAACTCGAGGGAAGAAAACAAGAgattaactcacaaaaatagtgctaaaatccacaaaattttttgacaatgtttacatatatttctttcaatattttcttcaaataagATTTAAAAACTTAATGTTACATGTTACAGTATTGAAGAAAAACAGCTGAAGACAatcagaaataaaataattctcAAAAATGAGAGAAAATTAACATAATGTAGAAAATGAGTGATCACCTTAGAAAGAAGAGTGCTGAGTGATCTGAATAAGATGTGATTATGTTTATGaacagaaaaaagaagaaacaatatttatgTTGGAAGATTCTTGAGATATGTGGTGAAGAAAGCTCAGTGggaatattttattcatataatcatattataaataattaaatatgcaaTCTACAATAATCCAAGTCATAAATGTTTCGTATGGATAACCGATTGTCATTCTCTTTACTCTTTGGGCATTATtagtaaatttttaattaaattttcacTCTTATGATtcttattttgaaatttaaagGCAATATTAGAAATGCAATAAAATCACTACATTTTTATTCgttgtaaaattaatatttctaAACTTTTGAAGATAACGAAGAGAAAATGTGAACGTTTTTCCAAAAAGGGGTCAGTATATTTGAtaccaataataataatattttttattcattacGTTATAAATTATGAGTTTGGAATTAAACTTCCCGTACtactttgtttgtttgtttgtaatTATAGAATCTGAATTAATAACATAAAATTCAATCTAGGAAAATGATATTGCATTATTGCCTCTGGGACTTGGATTTTcctgaaagaaaaaaaaaaactataaacataaacacaaaattatttttctacacttactactatatttggaTTAAATATCATATTGGCCCACAATTGACCTGCCTTTATTTCCGAGGTTATATTGATGCACAGCCATTATCTATCGATTTTGTGGAAGTTGTACATCAATTTGTAATTAAATATTAACATGTTATATGTAAAGACATGTGTTAGGTTCTCTAGTGGAGATTTTGATATTACAAAACAAGAAATTGATAGCAATAATATGAGTAGTTGAGGTGTCCTTTAAAAATGATGCAATATAGTTCTCCATTTTTCCATTAACTCGAATCCCAATCTATTGAGTGGAATAGAAACACCTTCTTCACTGTCTTGTTATCCATTAACTTGAAccccaaaatattaaaaaaacttGATTTTATACCCAATATTTTTGTACTCACCCTCGAACCCCAATCTATCGGTTGAACAAGAAGCGTGTTACGTTATCAACTGAACTGCActtcattatatatttatttattctctaCTAAAAAACAAGTGGAAAAAAATAAACCGTATTATATTACCAAAAATTCCAAGTCTAAAGGAAATGCAATAAATAAGCAACAATTATCTCAAACAACATAACTTTTTATGTTTCTTATATGCaataatatatatttgcaaAAACAATGAAACAAAATTGGTTTGTCAAAAGACTCAAAGCTACTTAGATAAGAGCCGTCCACAACTACAAGGGACGTCGACAAACAATCTAAGAGCTGAACAAATGCAACAAATTCTAAGGCTAAACGTAGCAAAAATAAGCCTACAAAACCCAGCTATCCAGCAACGAATATATACGAATATTCCATTTCCGACACACCAAAAGCAATGCCTGCAGTCGATTAGTGTTTAGTACCGAAACTAATGGAGCAGCAGTTGACGCGGCTGAAACTGGTCCAGCTGATGCTGTCGCAACTGATGCTGCAACGGCTGAGCATGGCTGTTGTGGTGGTAGTTTTGGTTAGCTCCATAGGGTGTAGGATTATGGCCATTCGGCATTGCCTGGCCGGTCAGCACCTTTAGATGCCGGATCTCGTCCCTCATCGCCTCATTTAGAGCTGTGTTCCAAGtaaaaatgagagaatgtatAACAATAAGCATCTTTTTCAGCTGTAAAATGATAATGTGATCGTGACTATCATTCTTAAactattgtgtgtgtgtgtgtttgcaAGTTAACTTTTCTTCCCACCTCAAGTTCGAAACCTTTTGTTTAGATATCTTGCGACCGAGTATTATGACATTAGCAAATAAGAAATGGATCGACATTTTTCTTGCATAAGTGTGAAGGGTGAATTATTACCATCTTGCAGTTGTTCTTGCCGTTCAAAGGATTGCAACTGTAGTTTGAGTTCAATATTTTCAGATGCAACACAATTGGTATTCTCCTGTAAGGAAAGGCAAGAAAAATGATGAAACAATAACTAATGTTGCATAGGAAGAATCACAATCAAATCAGttcttttgtttaatttatggggttttattttatgaaatttaggCTAGTTAGAATAAGTAGACTAGGTTTGAGATAACCTGCATTAAGGCAAACTGCATGGACAAGGATGCTTTATCTGTTTGCGATGACTGGACTTTGCTTTGAAGCTCAGCGATATACCTCATCTTCCGTTCCTTCGACCTTGCAGCTGACTGCCTATTCGCCCAGATCCTGTAGCAATACATGGATTTGGAGAAATAAATGATTAAGCATTCCATTTTTCCCTAAAACCTTTTATTCTTCTAAGGGCAAACAGGATGCCACCATGCACCCAACCAAGGCAACAAAACAAAGTtatatgcatatacatactcaaaaaaaaaacaacatactgcatatatttttattgataGAAACTTGTGAGCTGTTGAGAGATGCAAGTAGCAAGAACATGAGGTGTGAATCATAATTTGCCTTGATAAAATAGCACTAATTGCAATGTGGAAACATGAGAAGTTAACAgctatttaaaatattttcatattcaaCAAAAGACCGACAAGAGCGAGCGAAATGAAGGAATTCACGTAATTAGAGTTTGTCAACAACCTTTTAGCGCACTTTGGGTCAGTAAGAGCAAGCTCAGCGAGATTGGCAGCAGAAATGGATTTAACAGACTCAGCTGAAGATGGTTTTTCTAAACCTGGCTTTAGCATCTCTGTTTCAACATAAGTATTTAAATCCATGGATCGGCTGTGCTGAAGCCTATGTTGTTGTACATATGAAGAAGCTACCTCTGCGGCAGAATAGACAGTTTTTCCTTTGGCAAAGCACAATTCTCAGATATCGAATTGGAACCATCCAAATCAAGATATTTTGGGAGCAGATCCTCCTCAGTCTCATCAAAACAAGAAATTCCATCTAATCCACCTACAATGCCTAGATCACCATCAAAGCTAACATCATTCAGGAGGGTGAGGACATCAGAATGGGTACGTCGATGGGCCAAATTCTTCGGGGGGATTGTCAGACATCCGACTTATCTCTGAACTAAACGGACTAGCATGAGATGACATCTTATGATCCTGTTTGGATGAACACTCCAGCCCTATTGGACCGAAATTTGGGGATGCTGGTTGCTCGGGCTTTGTGCTATAGCTACGATTGGGTTGGAAGGGAAGAACCGAGCTTCTTCCCGACGGAGGTAGCGAACTCCTAGTGTTCGTATTCATCAATCAATCCTACAAAAAGGTGAAAACTAATTAACACAATACCTAACTTCTCCACACCAAACCAATATAAAATCCCCAAAAATACGCAAATTCCTTGAAACGAGATTGAACTGGCATCTCATTTAACGCTAGCAATTAAGATTCTCGAGTTCAATTTTCCAATATAAAGAGAGCCCTAGAAATGAAGACTCAACACAAACAGAATCCGAAATCAAAATTCACTCATTCTGTAAAAGGAATAAGCTAATAAACACCATGTCTTACTACTTCTACACACCAAGCTAATATAAAAGCCCCAAAAAATTAAGCAAATTAAGATTCTGGAGTTCAATTTTCTCTGCACGGATCCAATATCAGAACCTCCCAATATACCGCCCTAGAAATGAATATTCAACGCAAACAGTTTctgaatttaaaattcaatcatTCCAGATTCATTCACGCCTTCACGGCAATGAAACAACAAGAGATCAGTAAGAATACGAAAATCGAGATGGAAAATGAGAAATTAACAGCACGAAATTGCTTACGGAGAAAAAATTGAAGTTTATGTTTCAATCAAAGAGCTGATCAACCGTGCATAGGCGGCGATCGGAGCGATATTCGGAGCTCGAGAGAGATGATGATGTGCATGCACATGTAAATACGTACACATATATTCACACATGCACACAcgcatgagagagagagatgagtgTGTGTGGTGTGTTTAAATGGAATGAAGGAGAGCCTTATATAGGTGTGAAGAAGGTGACGTGTGTCGTCAGCTGA
This sequence is a window from Salvia splendens isolate huo1 chromosome 5, SspV2, whole genome shotgun sequence. Protein-coding genes within it:
- the LOC121803264 gene encoding protein ENHANCED DISEASE RESISTANCE 2-like; translation: MAMLEQKQDQEWLERVRTRGSVPHNSPNGWASPPGDAFKVRGADYPTTKEKIPGGDCLLHPLGLDWIKSPSKISDVLNNPNGRVRQALDDENAKGRSHFVWDFNFQLPTKDNHSIVAYFVGTEASHRDPLIRRFLKGDDGFRNSRLKLIANVVEGPWMVKKAVGEQAICIIGRALSCRYSMGENLVQVDIDVGSSMVASAIVHLAFGYLSVLTVDLAFVIEGQTESELPERILGAVRFSGLDDARALQIDSGCCGNSQSLLPTRLWKSLGQGFTNLVHANVPTHQHTTTTKDEENT
- the LOC121803265 gene encoding RHOMBOID-like protein 13, coding for MGKPLIYEIWEKPATSCIIGICSLIWFYIQKKGIGYSHVGLSYDTALEGHHWRIITSAFSHISILHLVFNMSALWSLGVIEQLGHVGLGVEYYLHYTMLLVVLSGLLVLGIYHILIKRFNLDYFRRVTAVGYSCVVFGWMTILSTKQPSSKLELFGLLSLPISFAPFESLIFTSIIVPQASFIGHLSGIIVGYAIAWGVIHGMNNYWAVSMLGWMVLVFILSLKKSGTYDFSFLEIESVEESSLPSVRFLSPGNGRTLQMSASDVGLNLV